A single Aythya fuligula isolate bAytFul2 chromosome 21, bAytFul2.pri, whole genome shotgun sequence DNA region contains:
- the PRDM2 gene encoding PR domain zinc finger protein 2 isoform X2 produces the protein MNQNTTEPTVVVETLADVPEHVLRGLPEDVRLFPSAVDKTRLGVWATKSILKGKKFGPFVGDKKKRSQVKSNVYMWEVYYPNLGWMCVDATDPKKGNWLRYINWARSGKEQNLFPLEINRTIYYKSLKPIAPGEELLVWYNGEDDPEIAAAIEEERASARSRRHSPKARRGKKKTQEGKNKGKKATDTKQKKADLDSSADMRDSKEGHKEEDEKPSVSAVLSLEQTAVIQEMVNQDALPKLMIPSPTSEPQMVTEDKQGEAINCGSEDLDDEEEEEDEEEEEDEEEIEETNMLKENAELPLICEEKLDSMEEQKSTSEESPESSPKKLVVKIPKARGESNGDVQETFMFPCQHCERKFTTKQGLERHMHIHISTVNHAFKCRYCGKAFGTQINRRRHERRHEAGPKRKPFLTLTSSQHLDNVADNQVIVDDGLKDDLNVSSLVQETVVLDSEKASQEVSNSTFAEENKEPKELHPCKYCKKVFGTHTNMRRHQRRVHERHLIPKGVRRKGFYSEEPPLQTEQTPAVQSVYIASTEIEEEGEVDDVYIMDISSNISENLNYYIDGKIQSNSSTSNCDVIQMESNSADLYGLNCIISPVTVEISSNIKVTQTHVNEPPKEPSSSGSNESKKRRTASPPLVPKIKTETDPEPITPTSSLNLPLSISTESLPFHKEKSVYLSSKLKQLLQTQDNKKITPSSEIPKLGPSVTSSPILPPVSSRFKRRTSSPPSSPQHSPVLRDFVKSGEGKTVWNDNLRSSKMPKLESHSNSPAWSLTGREERETMSPLCFEDYKLSKDWAAAPTFGNVCNQQPLDLSSGVKQRSDVKNKNQVPWESVLDLSVHKKPCSDAEIREYKENSIQPTCSGVKKKKPTTCMLQKVLLNEYNGMDAATDSTPSVNRSPSPSKSLESQPEPDTDPSLSASSSVDTQPLSSSVSPVPQTSAVPSMCQLPPLLTPTNPPSPPPCPPVLTVATSPPPLLPTMPLSIPDVSASATNTSSCPSPLSNTTTQSPLPVLSPTVSPSPSPVPSVEPLISAASPGPPTLSSSSSSSSSSSFSSSSSSSSPSPPPLSVVSSVVSSADNLENTLPIIKQEETENEQKAREDPHTSGESGVVQETFNKSFVCNVCESPFLSIKDLTKHLSVHAEEWPFKCEFCVQLFRDKTDLSEHRFLLHGVGNIFVCSVCKKEFAFLCNLQQHQRDLHPDKECTHHEFESGTLRPQNFTDPSKVNIEHMQNLSEDSLEPSKEEDDEDLNDSSEELYTTIKIMASGVKSKDPDVRMGLNQHYPSFKPPPFQYHHRNPMGIGVTATNFTTHNIPQTFTTAIRCTKCGKSVDNMPELHKHILACASASDKKRYTPKKNPVPLKQTVQPKNGMVVITGPGKNAFRRMGQPKRLNFNVEISKMSSSKLKISALKKKNQLVQKAILQKKKSQQKADLKNNPSESDSHICPYCNREFTYIGSLNKHASYSCPKKPISPSSKKNSSKKSASSSLPASNEKGSNQRRRTADAEIKMQGMQPHLGKTRARTSGPAQIQLPSASFKSKQNAKFVPSMRSKKPNSSSSLRNSSPVRVSKMTHVDGKKTKVVAKNSSSGISSKATRKLHVRIQRNNKAVLSSKSAVASKKKADRFSVKSRERIGGPITRSLQQAANAEAAENKRDESSTKQELKDFSYRLRMASRCPSSSSHNTSTRQCKKSSCTASHFFKE, from the exons CCAATCGCGCCCGGCGAGGAGCTGTTGGTGTGGTACAATGGGGAGGACGACCCGGAGATAGCCGCCGCTATCGAGGAGGAGCGAGCCAGCGCCCGGAGCCGGCGGCACTCCCCGAAAGCCAGGAGAG gaaagaaaaagactcaGGAAGGtaaaaacaagggaaagaaggcaacagatacaaagcagaaaaaggctGACTTGGATTCTTCTGCAGATATGAGGGATTCTAAAGAGG GTCATaaagaagaagatgaaaagccttctgtttctgcagtaCTGTCTCTGGAACAAACAGCTGTAATTCAGGAAATGGTAAATCAAGATGCACTTCCAAAGCTGATGATCCCCAGTCCTACCAGTGAACCACAAATGGTGACTGAAGACAAACAAGGAGAAGCAATAAACTGTGGATCAGAGGATTTagatgatgaggaggaggaagaggatgaggaggaggaggaagatgaagaggaaataGAAGAAACCAATATGCTTAAGGAAAATGCTGAACTGCCTTTGATATGCGAAGAAAAATTAGATTCTATGGAAGAGCAAAAGAGTACATCAGAGGAATCTCCAGAAAGCTCTCCAAAGAAACTCGTTGTGAAAATTCCAAAAGCAAGAGGTGAATCAAACGGTGATGTTCAGGAAACATTCATGTTTCCCTGTCAGCATTGTGAGAGGAAGTTTACAACAAAGCAAGGACTTGAACGCCACATGCACATTCATATATCTACTGTTAACCATGCTTTCAAATGTCGGTATTGCGGGAAAGCCTTCGGTACTCAGATTAACAGACGAAGACACGAACGGCGCCATGAGGCAGGGCCGAAAAGGAAACCGTTCCTAACCCTAACATCTTCACAACACTTAGATAATGTTGCAGATAACCAGGTGATTGTGGATGATGGTCTTAAAGATGACTTGAACGTTTCCAGTCTTGTGCAAGAGACTGTAGTCTTGGATTCTGAGAAAGCCTCCCAAGAAGTGTCAAACTCCACTTTTGCTGAGGAAAATAAGGAGCCCAAAGAATTGCATCCatgcaaatattgcaaaaaGGTTTTTGGAACTCACACCAACATGCGGAGGCATCAGCGTAGGGTTCATGAGCGTCACCTTATTCCCAAAGGTGTCAGAAGAAAAGGATTCTATTCTGAAGAGCCACCACTTCAAACTGAGCAGACCCCAGCAGTCCAGAGTGTATATATAGCAAGTACAGAAATAGAAGAGGAAGGTGAAGTAGATGACGTCTATATTATGGATATTTCCAGCAATATCTCTGAAAACTTAAATTATTACATTGATGGTAAAATTCAGTCCAACAGCAGTACTAGCAATTGTGATGTGATTCAGATGGAGTCCAACTCTGCAGACTTGTATGGACTAAACTGTATAATCAGTCCAGTCACAGTGGAAATTTCCTCAAATATAAAGGTTACACAAACGCATGTGAATGAACCTCCTAAAGAGCCCTCTAGCAGTGGGAGCAATGAATCCAAAAAGAGGAGAACTGCCAGCCCTCCTCttgtaccaaaaataaaaaccgaAACAGACCCAGAACCTATAACTCCTACTAGTTCTTTAAATCTTCCTCTTAGCATTTCAACAGAGAGCTTGccttttcataaagaaaaaagtgtgtatttgtcatcaaaattaaaacagcttCTTCAGACACAGGACAATAAGAAGATAACTCCGTCAAGCGAAATCCCTAAACTAGGACCTTCTGTTACGTCATCACCTATTTTGCCTCCAGTATCCAGTAGATTTAAAAGAAGGACCAGCTCTCCTCCTAGTTCTCCACAACATAGTCCAGTGCTTCGAGACTTTGTCAAGTCAGGTGAGGGAAAAACTGTGTGGAATGATAATCTTCGAAGCTCAAAAATGCCAAAGTTAGAAAGCCACAGCAACTCACCTGCTTGGAGCTtgactggaagagaagaaagagagactATGAGCCCTCTTTGCTTTGAAGACTATAAACTATCAAAAgactgggcagcagctccaaCTTTTGGCAATGTGTGCAACCAGCAGCCGCTGGATTTGTCCAGTGGTGTAAAGCAACGGTCTGATGTCAAAAATAAGAATCAAGTACCTTGGGAATCTGTACTAGATTTAAGCGTGCATAAGAAGCCTTGCAGTGATGCTGAAATTAGGGAATATAAAGAAAACTCCATACAGCCGACCTGTAGTGGtgttaaaaagaagaaaccaaCTACTTGCATGTTACAGAAGGTTCTGCTGAATGAGTATAACGGAATGGATGCAGCCACAGACAGCACACCCAGTGTGAACAGAAGCCCGAGCCCAAGCAAATCTCTGGAGTCTCAACCAGAACCTGACACGGACCCTAGTCTATCAGCATCGTCTTCTGTTGACACTCAGCCCCTTAGTTCCTCTGTTTCCCCTGTGCCACAGACATCTGCTGTACCTTCCATGTGCCAGTTGCCACCTTTGTTAACACCCACCAatcctccttccccaccacccTGCCCACCTGTGTTAACAGTTGCTACATCgcctcctccccttcttcccacGATGCCATTATCAATTCCAGATGTCTCTGCCAGTGCCACTAACACTTCTTCTTGTCCGTCACCACTTTCTAACACTACCACCCAGTCCCCTCTGCCTGTTCTTTCACCTACtgtttctccttccccatcccctgtTCCTTCTGTTGAACctcttatttctgctgcttcaccTGGTCCTCCtactctctcttcctcttcttcttcctcatcatcctcctccttctcctcctcttcctcttcatcatcTCCATCTCCACCTCCTCTTTCAGtagtttcttctgttgtttcctCTGCTGATAATCTTGAAAATACTCTTCCAAtaataaaacaggaagaaactgaaaatgaacagaaagcaagagaagatCCTCATACTTCAGGTGAATCAGGAGTAGTGCAGGAAACATTCAATAAAAGCTTTGTGTGCAATGTCTGTGAAtcaccttttctttctattaaagACCTAACTAAACATTTATCTGTTCATGCTGAAGAGTGGCCCTTCAAATGTGAATTCTGTGTACAGCTTTTTAGGGATAAAACAGACTTGTCAGAACATCGCTTTCTGCTTCATGGAGTGGGAAATATCTTTGTTTGCTCGGTCTGTAAAAAGGAATTTGCTTTTTTGTGCAATTTGCAGCAGCATCAGCGGGATCTCCATCCAGACAAAGAGTGCACGCATCATGAGTTTGAAAGTGGGACTCTGAGACCCCAGAATTTTACTGACCCCAGTAAGGTCAACATAGAGCACATGCAGAACCTCTCAGAAGACTCTTTAGAACCTTCCAAAGAGGAAGATGACGAAGATCTAAATGATTCCTCTGAAGAACTTTATACTACTATAAAAATAATGGCTTCTGGGGTAAAATCTAAAGATCCAGATGTTCGTATGGGCCTCAATCAACACTACCCAAGCTTTAAACCACCTCCATTTCAGTATCACCATCGTAATCCTATGGGCATTGGAGTTACTGCAACAAACTTCACTACCCACAATATTCCACAGACTTTTACTACTGCCATCCGATGCACAAAATGTGGGAAAAGCGTTGATAACATGCCTGAGTTACACAAACACATACTGGCTTGTGCATCTGCAAGTGATAAAAAGAGATACACAcccaaaaaaaatccagtacCGCTGAAACAGACAGTGCAGCCTAAGAACGGCATGGTTGTTATAACTGGCCCTGGAAAGAATGCTTTCAGACGAATGGGTCAGCCCAAAAGACTAAATTTCAATGTTGAGATTAGCAAAATGTCCTCAAGTAAACTAAAAATAAGtgcattgaaaaagaaaaaccagctTGTCCAGAAAGCTattttgcaaaaaaagaaatcccagcAGAAGGCAGACTTGAAAAATAATCCATCCGAGTCAGACTCCCATATCTGCCCCTACTGTAATCGAGAGTTTACTTATATTGGAAGTTTGAACAAACACGCGTCCTATAGCTGTCCCAAGAAACCCATCTCCCCATCCTCTAAAAaaaattcatcaaaaaaaagtgcaagttCTTCGTTACCTGCAAGCAACGAAAAAGGCAGCAACCAGCGTAGGCGAACAGCAGATGCCGAGATCAAAATGCAAGGCATGCAGCCTCACTTGGGCAAGACAAGAGCACGAACCTCAGGACCTGCTCAAATCCAGCTGCCCTCTGCATCcttcaaatcaaaacaaaatgcgAAATTTGTACCTTCCATGCGATCTAAAAAGCCAAATTCATCTTCATCGTTGAGGAACTCTAGTCCTGTAAGAGTGTCCAAAATGACTCATGTTGACGGGAAAAAAACTAAAGTGGTAGCTAAGAACAGTTCCTCTGGAATCTCAAGCAAAGCGACCCGGAAATTGCACGTCAGAATACAAAGGAATAATAAAGCTGTTTTGTCAAGTAAGTCTGCTGTGGCGAGTAAGAAAAAGGCAGACAGATTCTCTGTAAAATCTAGAGAGAGGATCGGAGGACCTATTACACGAAGCTTACAGCAGGCAGCAaatgcagaggcagcagaaaacaaaagagatgaAAGCAGTACAAAGCAAGAATTAAAAGATTTCAG
- the PRDM2 gene encoding PR domain zinc finger protein 2 isoform X5, which yields MWEVYYPNLGWMCVDATDPKKGNWLRYINWARSGKEQNLFPLEINRTIYYKSLKPIAPGEELLVWYNGEDDPEIAAAIEEERASARSRRHSPKARRGKKKTQEGKNKGKKATDTKQKKADLDSSADMRDSKEGHKEEDEKPSVSAVLSLEQTAVIQEMVNQDALPKLMIPSPTSEPQMVTEDKQGEAINCGSEDLDDEEEEEDEEEEEDEEEIEETNMLKENAELPLICEEKLDSMEEQKSTSEESPESSPKKLVVKIPKARGESNGDVQETFMFPCQHCERKFTTKQGLERHMHIHISTVNHAFKCRYCGKAFGTQINRRRHERRHEAGPKRKPFLTLTSSQHLDNVADNQVIVDDGLKDDLNVSSLVQETVVLDSEKASQEVSNSTFAEENKEPKELHPCKYCKKVFGTHTNMRRHQRRVHERHLIPKGVRRKGFYSEEPPLQTEQTPAVQSVYIASTEIEEEGEVDDVYIMDISSNISENLNYYIDGKIQSNSSTSNCDVIQMESNSADLYGLNCIISPVTVEISSNIKVTQTHVNEPPKEPSSSGSNESKKRRTASPPLVPKIKTETDPEPITPTSSLNLPLSISTESLPFHKEKSVYLSSKLKQLLQTQDNKKITPSSEIPKLGPSVTSSPILPPVSSRFKRRTSSPPSSPQHSPVLRDFVKSGEGKTVWNDNLRSSKMPKLESHSNSPAWSLTGREERETMSPLCFEDYKLSKDWAAAPTFGNVCNQQPLDLSSGVKQRSDVKNKNQVPWESVLDLSVHKKPCSDAEIREYKENSIQPTCSGVKKKKPTTCMLQKVLLNEYNGMDAATDSTPSVNRSPSPSKSLESQPEPDTDPSLSASSSVDTQPLSSSVSPVPQTSAVPSMCQLPPLLTPTNPPSPPPCPPVLTVATSPPPLLPTMPLSIPDVSASATNTSSCPSPLSNTTTQSPLPVLSPTVSPSPSPVPSVEPLISAASPGPPTLSSSSSSSSSSSFSSSSSSSSPSPPPLSVVSSVVSSADNLENTLPIIKQEETENEQKAREDPHTSGESGVVQETFNKSFVCNVCESPFLSIKDLTKHLSVHAEEWPFKCEFCVQLFRDKTDLSEHRFLLHGVGNIFVCSVCKKEFAFLCNLQQHQRDLHPDKECTHHEFESGTLRPQNFTDPSKVNIEHMQNLSEDSLEPSKEEDDEDLNDSSEELYTTIKIMASGVKSKDPDVRMGLNQHYPSFKPPPFQYHHRNPMGIGVTATNFTTHNIPQTFTTAIRCTKCGKSVDNMPELHKHILACASASDKKRYTPKKNPVPLKQTVQPKNGMVVITGPGKNAFRRMGQPKRLNFNVEISKMSSSKLKISALKKKNQLVQKAILQKKKSQQKADLKNNPSESDSHICPYCNREFTYIGSLNKHASYSCPKKPISPSSKKNSSKKSASSSLPASNEKGSNQRRRTADAEIKMQGMQPHLGKTRARTSGPAQIQLPSASFKSKQNAKFVPSMRSKKPNSSSSLRNSSPVRVSKMTHVDGKKTKVVAKNSSSGISSKATRKLHVRIQRNNKAVLSSKSAVASKKKADRFSVKSRERIGGPITRSLQQAANAEAAENKRDESSTKQELKDFSYRLRMASRCPSSSSHNTSTRQCKKSSCTASHFFKE from the exons CCAATCGCGCCCGGCGAGGAGCTGTTGGTGTGGTACAATGGGGAGGACGACCCGGAGATAGCCGCCGCTATCGAGGAGGAGCGAGCCAGCGCCCGGAGCCGGCGGCACTCCCCGAAAGCCAGGAGAG gaaagaaaaagactcaGGAAGGtaaaaacaagggaaagaaggcaacagatacaaagcagaaaaaggctGACTTGGATTCTTCTGCAGATATGAGGGATTCTAAAGAGG GTCATaaagaagaagatgaaaagccttctgtttctgcagtaCTGTCTCTGGAACAAACAGCTGTAATTCAGGAAATGGTAAATCAAGATGCACTTCCAAAGCTGATGATCCCCAGTCCTACCAGTGAACCACAAATGGTGACTGAAGACAAACAAGGAGAAGCAATAAACTGTGGATCAGAGGATTTagatgatgaggaggaggaagaggatgaggaggaggaggaagatgaagaggaaataGAAGAAACCAATATGCTTAAGGAAAATGCTGAACTGCCTTTGATATGCGAAGAAAAATTAGATTCTATGGAAGAGCAAAAGAGTACATCAGAGGAATCTCCAGAAAGCTCTCCAAAGAAACTCGTTGTGAAAATTCCAAAAGCAAGAGGTGAATCAAACGGTGATGTTCAGGAAACATTCATGTTTCCCTGTCAGCATTGTGAGAGGAAGTTTACAACAAAGCAAGGACTTGAACGCCACATGCACATTCATATATCTACTGTTAACCATGCTTTCAAATGTCGGTATTGCGGGAAAGCCTTCGGTACTCAGATTAACAGACGAAGACACGAACGGCGCCATGAGGCAGGGCCGAAAAGGAAACCGTTCCTAACCCTAACATCTTCACAACACTTAGATAATGTTGCAGATAACCAGGTGATTGTGGATGATGGTCTTAAAGATGACTTGAACGTTTCCAGTCTTGTGCAAGAGACTGTAGTCTTGGATTCTGAGAAAGCCTCCCAAGAAGTGTCAAACTCCACTTTTGCTGAGGAAAATAAGGAGCCCAAAGAATTGCATCCatgcaaatattgcaaaaaGGTTTTTGGAACTCACACCAACATGCGGAGGCATCAGCGTAGGGTTCATGAGCGTCACCTTATTCCCAAAGGTGTCAGAAGAAAAGGATTCTATTCTGAAGAGCCACCACTTCAAACTGAGCAGACCCCAGCAGTCCAGAGTGTATATATAGCAAGTACAGAAATAGAAGAGGAAGGTGAAGTAGATGACGTCTATATTATGGATATTTCCAGCAATATCTCTGAAAACTTAAATTATTACATTGATGGTAAAATTCAGTCCAACAGCAGTACTAGCAATTGTGATGTGATTCAGATGGAGTCCAACTCTGCAGACTTGTATGGACTAAACTGTATAATCAGTCCAGTCACAGTGGAAATTTCCTCAAATATAAAGGTTACACAAACGCATGTGAATGAACCTCCTAAAGAGCCCTCTAGCAGTGGGAGCAATGAATCCAAAAAGAGGAGAACTGCCAGCCCTCCTCttgtaccaaaaataaaaaccgaAACAGACCCAGAACCTATAACTCCTACTAGTTCTTTAAATCTTCCTCTTAGCATTTCAACAGAGAGCTTGccttttcataaagaaaaaagtgtgtatttgtcatcaaaattaaaacagcttCTTCAGACACAGGACAATAAGAAGATAACTCCGTCAAGCGAAATCCCTAAACTAGGACCTTCTGTTACGTCATCACCTATTTTGCCTCCAGTATCCAGTAGATTTAAAAGAAGGACCAGCTCTCCTCCTAGTTCTCCACAACATAGTCCAGTGCTTCGAGACTTTGTCAAGTCAGGTGAGGGAAAAACTGTGTGGAATGATAATCTTCGAAGCTCAAAAATGCCAAAGTTAGAAAGCCACAGCAACTCACCTGCTTGGAGCTtgactggaagagaagaaagagagactATGAGCCCTCTTTGCTTTGAAGACTATAAACTATCAAAAgactgggcagcagctccaaCTTTTGGCAATGTGTGCAACCAGCAGCCGCTGGATTTGTCCAGTGGTGTAAAGCAACGGTCTGATGTCAAAAATAAGAATCAAGTACCTTGGGAATCTGTACTAGATTTAAGCGTGCATAAGAAGCCTTGCAGTGATGCTGAAATTAGGGAATATAAAGAAAACTCCATACAGCCGACCTGTAGTGGtgttaaaaagaagaaaccaaCTACTTGCATGTTACAGAAGGTTCTGCTGAATGAGTATAACGGAATGGATGCAGCCACAGACAGCACACCCAGTGTGAACAGAAGCCCGAGCCCAAGCAAATCTCTGGAGTCTCAACCAGAACCTGACACGGACCCTAGTCTATCAGCATCGTCTTCTGTTGACACTCAGCCCCTTAGTTCCTCTGTTTCCCCTGTGCCACAGACATCTGCTGTACCTTCCATGTGCCAGTTGCCACCTTTGTTAACACCCACCAatcctccttccccaccacccTGCCCACCTGTGTTAACAGTTGCTACATCgcctcctccccttcttcccacGATGCCATTATCAATTCCAGATGTCTCTGCCAGTGCCACTAACACTTCTTCTTGTCCGTCACCACTTTCTAACACTACCACCCAGTCCCCTCTGCCTGTTCTTTCACCTACtgtttctccttccccatcccctgtTCCTTCTGTTGAACctcttatttctgctgcttcaccTGGTCCTCCtactctctcttcctcttcttcttcctcatcatcctcctccttctcctcctcttcctcttcatcatcTCCATCTCCACCTCCTCTTTCAGtagtttcttctgttgtttcctCTGCTGATAATCTTGAAAATACTCTTCCAAtaataaaacaggaagaaactgaaaatgaacagaaagcaagagaagatCCTCATACTTCAGGTGAATCAGGAGTAGTGCAGGAAACATTCAATAAAAGCTTTGTGTGCAATGTCTGTGAAtcaccttttctttctattaaagACCTAACTAAACATTTATCTGTTCATGCTGAAGAGTGGCCCTTCAAATGTGAATTCTGTGTACAGCTTTTTAGGGATAAAACAGACTTGTCAGAACATCGCTTTCTGCTTCATGGAGTGGGAAATATCTTTGTTTGCTCGGTCTGTAAAAAGGAATTTGCTTTTTTGTGCAATTTGCAGCAGCATCAGCGGGATCTCCATCCAGACAAAGAGTGCACGCATCATGAGTTTGAAAGTGGGACTCTGAGACCCCAGAATTTTACTGACCCCAGTAAGGTCAACATAGAGCACATGCAGAACCTCTCAGAAGACTCTTTAGAACCTTCCAAAGAGGAAGATGACGAAGATCTAAATGATTCCTCTGAAGAACTTTATACTACTATAAAAATAATGGCTTCTGGGGTAAAATCTAAAGATCCAGATGTTCGTATGGGCCTCAATCAACACTACCCAAGCTTTAAACCACCTCCATTTCAGTATCACCATCGTAATCCTATGGGCATTGGAGTTACTGCAACAAACTTCACTACCCACAATATTCCACAGACTTTTACTACTGCCATCCGATGCACAAAATGTGGGAAAAGCGTTGATAACATGCCTGAGTTACACAAACACATACTGGCTTGTGCATCTGCAAGTGATAAAAAGAGATACACAcccaaaaaaaatccagtacCGCTGAAACAGACAGTGCAGCCTAAGAACGGCATGGTTGTTATAACTGGCCCTGGAAAGAATGCTTTCAGACGAATGGGTCAGCCCAAAAGACTAAATTTCAATGTTGAGATTAGCAAAATGTCCTCAAGTAAACTAAAAATAAGtgcattgaaaaagaaaaaccagctTGTCCAGAAAGCTattttgcaaaaaaagaaatcccagcAGAAGGCAGACTTGAAAAATAATCCATCCGAGTCAGACTCCCATATCTGCCCCTACTGTAATCGAGAGTTTACTTATATTGGAAGTTTGAACAAACACGCGTCCTATAGCTGTCCCAAGAAACCCATCTCCCCATCCTCTAAAAaaaattcatcaaaaaaaagtgcaagttCTTCGTTACCTGCAAGCAACGAAAAAGGCAGCAACCAGCGTAGGCGAACAGCAGATGCCGAGATCAAAATGCAAGGCATGCAGCCTCACTTGGGCAAGACAAGAGCACGAACCTCAGGACCTGCTCAAATCCAGCTGCCCTCTGCATCcttcaaatcaaaacaaaatgcgAAATTTGTACCTTCCATGCGATCTAAAAAGCCAAATTCATCTTCATCGTTGAGGAACTCTAGTCCTGTAAGAGTGTCCAAAATGACTCATGTTGACGGGAAAAAAACTAAAGTGGTAGCTAAGAACAGTTCCTCTGGAATCTCAAGCAAAGCGACCCGGAAATTGCACGTCAGAATACAAAGGAATAATAAAGCTGTTTTGTCAAGTAAGTCTGCTGTGGCGAGTAAGAAAAAGGCAGACAGATTCTCTGTAAAATCTAGAGAGAGGATCGGAGGACCTATTACACGAAGCTTACAGCAGGCAGCAaatgcagaggcagcagaaaacaaaagagatgaAAGCAGTACAAAGCAAGAATTAAAAGATTTCAG